TCTCGTCGGCGTCCTGCTCGGTGACGTTCTCGGCGCGGTCGAGGTCGGAGACCTCCGCCCATGCCTCGTGGGTGCCGAAGAGCGCCGCCAGCTGGGGCTCCATCTCGAACACCCGGCCGACGAGGTCGCCGCTGTCGGTCCAGAGGATGCGCCCGTCCTCGTCCCAGATCTTCACGCGCTGCACGCTGCCGTCGCGCATCCGGTTGTCCATCACCGTGTCGAGCAGGTCGGCTGCCCCGGGCTCGCCGTCGCGCAGCGACTCGGTGACCATCGGTGCGGCCAGCCGGTTGGCGAGGTTGGCCGCCTGCTGCCGACCGTCCTCGAGCGCGCGCTGGCGAGCGATCTGGTCGGCGACGAGCAGCGTCGTCAGCGACAGCACGACGACGGCGAGCACCGCCGACGCGGTGAACCGGACGAGTGCCCGGCGCAGCACCCCGGACGAGGGCGCGGATCGCTCGGACCGGCGTCGGACCCTCACGGCACGATCCCTGCGGAGCGGGCGGCGGCCACCGCCTCGAGCTGGGAGTGGGCGTGCAGCTTGTGCAGGAGGCTCTTCACGTAGCCACGGCAGGTGTGCACCGAGATGTTCAGCTCGCGGGAGATGGAGCGTACGTCGCGGCCCGCCGCCAGCAGCCTGATCACCCGCTCCTCCTGCGGGGTCAGCGACGGTCGCTCGACCGGTGCGCTCTCGTCGGGGCCGTCGAGGACCAGCGTCCGCAGGAGCGCCGGCGCGACGACGAGGCCGTCGCCCGGCGGCCCCACCAGCACCTCCCGGAGGTCCTCGAACGCGCCGTCCTTGGGCAGGAGGGCGCTGGCCCCGGCGGCGGCGGCATTGCGCAGCACCACGGGGCCGGGCTCGGCGGTCAGCACCACGACCCGGAGCAGCGGATGTCGTGCCACCAGCTCGCGGGTGAGGCTGAGGCCGTCGTCGGTGCCGAGCCGGACGTCCATGATCACGATGTCGGGCCGCAGGTCCTCGGTCATCGCCCGCGCGCCCGCAGCGTCGTGCGCAGCGCCGACGCACTCGAGGTCGTCGTCGGCCGCGATGGCCATGCAGACCAGGTCGGTGAAGGTGCGGTGGTCGTCGACGACGAGCACTCGTGTGCGCTCCGTCCCCTCCACCTCGGACATCGGCCGGCTCCCCCGTGCGCGGGGCGGCGACAATCCGGGCCGAGAGCCACCCTGCATCCCACGGTAGGACCAGGACACGGCCCTCGTCTGCGCCTTCTCCCCGCGATGCCCAAATCTGAGGAGGTCACCCGGTGGGGGCGAGCTCGGCGGCGAACTCCTCCAGCGCCTGGGACATCCGGTCGCGCGCCCGGGAGGGCATCCCGCCGACCGCCTGCCGCAGCAGGTCGACGAGCGTGGCGACCTCGGCGGTGAGGTCCGGCAGGGCGGCGGACTCCTCGTCGGAGCGCAGCATCGCGACGTAGAGGTCGCGGCTCGCCGCGGACGGGCTCGAGCCGAGCTCCCGGTCGAGCGACTCGCGCAGGTGCAGGTAGCACCGCAGCGCCTCGCCGCGTCGGCCGTCGGCCTGCAGGGCGCGCATCAGGACCCGGCACGCCGTCTCCCCGAGCTCGTCCTGGGCCACCGCGAGCCTGGCCTGCTGCACGGCCTCGGCGTGGCGGCCGAAGGCCAGCGCGTGCTCCGCGGCCCGGGTCGCGACCCCGGCGAGCTCGACCCGGAAGTCGTCGCGGGCGTCGGCCGCCCACCCGGCGTAGGCCTCGCTGGCGAGGAGCTCACCGCGGACGAGGGAGGTCGCGCGACGCAGCAGGACGAGGGCGTCCTCGGGCGTGGCGTCGGTGGCGGCCTGGGTGAGCGTGCGGAAGCGGCGGACGTCGACGTCGACGACCTCGGGGTCGAGGACGTAGCCGTGCATGACGGTGCGGATCGCCGCCCGGTCGCCCGTGACGCGCGCCAGCGAACGGCGCAGCACGCAGACGTAGCTCTCGAGGGTGCTGAGGTAGGAGCGCGGCGGGTGGTCCTCCCACAGCAGCCCGGCGAGCCGGTCCTTGGAGACCGGGCCGGTGCTCAGGGCGAGGATGGCGAGGATCTGGCGTGGCTTCACGCCGCCGAGGTCGGCGCCGAGCGGTGCGCCGTCCGCGGAGCGGAGCGAGG
This genomic interval from Nocardioides palaemonis contains the following:
- a CDS encoding response regulator transcription factor — protein: MSEVEGTERTRVLVVDDHRTFTDLVCMAIAADDDLECVGAAHDAAGARAMTEDLRPDIVIMDVRLGTDDGLSLTRELVARHPLLRVVVLTAEPGPVVLRNAAAAGASALLPKDGAFEDLREVLVGPPGDGLVVAPALLRTLVLDGPDESAPVERPSLTPQEERVIRLLAAGRDVRSISRELNISVHTCRGYVKSLLHKLHAHSQLEAVAAARSAGIVP
- a CDS encoding AfsR/SARP family transcriptional regulator; translation: MIQLDLFGETSLRSADGAPLGADLGGVKPRQILAILALSTGPVSKDRLAGLLWEDHPPRSYLSTLESYVCVLRRSLARVTGDRAAIRTVMHGYVLDPEVVDVDVRRFRTLTQAATDATPEDALVLLRRATSLVRGELLASEAYAGWAADARDDFRVELAGVATRAAEHALAFGRHAEAVQQARLAVAQDELGETACRVLMRALQADGRRGEALRCYLHLRESLDRELGSSPSAASRDLYVAMLRSDEESAALPDLTAEVATLVDLLRQAVGGMPSRARDRMSQALEEFAAELAPTG